CGAAATTATTGCTCCCGGCAAGCCATCAGGAAGAGAACACCTCGCCCGCCGAGGCACCTTAAGAATCATCATGAAGTCATTGAGGATCCGATGAACAAAAAACCGCAATTTCCTGACGAACAATCCAGTGAAGGGGCTTTCGTGCGGCAAGGGGATGCCTTCCGGGAATGGGTGACTGATGGCGGCAGTTCAGGATTTCCTGCGACGCGTGGGCGGTATCATCTGTATGTCTCCTGGGCATGTCCATGGGCACATCGCACGATTATTGTGCGAAAACTCAAACGGTTGGAAGACGTGATTGGCATGACGGTGGTTGATCCGATTCGGGATGACCGGGGTTGGGCCTTTCGAGACGGACCGGGACATTCGACCGACCCCGTCAACGGGTTTCAGTTTCTGAGCGAGGCTTATCGTGCGACCGATTCGGCCTATCACGGACGCGTGACGGTTCCTGTGTTGTGGGATCGTGAAACCAAACGTATCGTGAGTAATTCCGATGACGACATCCTTCGGATGTTTAATTCGGCCTTTAATCCATTCACAGTCAGTGCGTTTGACCTTTATCCGGTTGATCTCCGGCAGGAGATTGACCAACTGAATAACGATATTTATGAACAGGTCAATGATGGTGTGTACCGCGCAGGGTTTGCGACATCCCAACGAGCTTATGAACACGCAGTCCGGCGCCTGTTTGACATGCTGGATAGACTGGAGTCCCGCTTAACCACACGACGATATCTTTTTGGCAAGAGCCCCATGGAGACAGACTGGCGGTTGTTCGTGACGCTCATCAGATTTGACGCGGTGTACCACGGACATTTCAAATGTAATATCCGGCGCATTGTGGATTATCCCAATTTGTTTGGCTATCTCAAAGATCTCTATCAATACAATGACGTGGCGGACACCGTGAATATGGATCACATCAAACGCCATTACTACATCACCCACGATGACATTAACCCCACGGGTATCGTTCCCCTCGGCCCCGAGCAGGATTTTCGCTCTCCCCATGGCCGGGAACATCTGTAGAATGCCAACCGGCAACCGTGGTAGACAGTGCCTCTCCCGGAATATTTGCTACCCAGGCAGTCCATGCCCCCATTCCTAACGGGACAAATTCCACGGATCCCTCCATTTCTCCAAAAATA
The Nitrospiraceae bacterium DNA segment above includes these coding regions:
- a CDS encoding glutathione S-transferase family protein — its product is MNKKPQFPDEQSSEGAFVRQGDAFREWVTDGGSSGFPATRGRYHLYVSWACPWAHRTIIVRKLKRLEDVIGMTVVDPIRDDRGWAFRDGPGHSTDPVNGFQFLSEAYRATDSAYHGRVTVPVLWDRETKRIVSNSDDDILRMFNSAFNPFTVSAFDLYPVDLRQEIDQLNNDIYEQVNDGVYRAGFATSQRAYEHAVRRLFDMLDRLESRLTTRRYLFGKSPMETDWRLFVTLIRFDAVYHGHFKCNIRRIVDYPNLFGYLKDLYQYNDVADTVNMDHIKRHYYITHDDINPTGIVPLGPEQDFRSPHGREHL